One Plectropomus leopardus isolate mb chromosome 1, YSFRI_Pleo_2.0, whole genome shotgun sequence DNA segment encodes these proteins:
- the dync1li2 gene encoding cytoplasmic dynein 1 light intermediate chain 2 isoform X1 — translation MAPVLEKQLPGAAGTGDNNNEEEEGQNLWTSILSEVSTSSSLKLPSGKNILIFGEDGSGKTALMAKLQGTDHNKRGRGLEYLYLNVHDEDRDDLTRCNVWILDGDLYHKGLLKFAVSAQSLPDCLAVFVADMSRPWTIMESLQKWASVLRDHVDKLKIPPEDMREMEQKMVKAFQEYTEPEEANPSSPQRRAPTAGEDEDVVLPLGDNTLTHNLGIPVLIVCTKCDAVSVLEKEHDYREEHFDFIQSHIRQFCLRYGAGLIYTSVKEEKNLDLLYKYLVHKMYEFQFTTPALVVEKDAVFIPSGWDNEKKIGILHENLTTVRPDDPYEDFITKPPVRKLVHDKEISAEDEQVFLMKQQSLLAKQPATPTRGATESPGRTASGSPRPAGRAGQPSVTSSSPMAAVKKPDPNMKAGAANEGVLANFFNSLLSKKTGAPGSPGSGAVGAGVQGSAKKTGQKPGLTDVQAELDRMTRKQDSMVSANNIPPPTENEA, via the exons ATGGCTCCCGTTCTGGAGAAACAGCTCCCGGGCGCAGCCGGGACAGGCGACAACAACAACGAAGAGGAAGAAGGACAAAACCTTTG GACCTCAATACTGAGTGAAGTGTCAACTAGTTCGAGTTTAAAATTGCCATCGGGAAAAAATATCCTGATATTTG GTGAGGATGGATCAGGAAAAACAGCACTCATGGCCAAACTTCAAGGAACTGATCACaacaagagaggaagaggactGGAGTATCTGTACTTAAATGTCCATGACGAAGACAGAGATG ACCTTACTCGCTGTAATGTGTGGATCCTGGATGGAGACCTGTACCACAAAGGCCTGCTGAAGTTTGCTGTTTCAGCTCAATCTCTTCCTGACTGTCTAGCTGTGTTCGTTGCGGATATGTCACGGCCATGGACCATTATGGAGTCACTGCAGAAGTGGGCCAGTGTCCTCCGTGACCATGTGGACAAGCTCAAGATTCCTCCAGAAGACATGAGAGAAATGGAGCAGAAGA TGGTGAAAGCGTTCCAAGAGTACACAGAACCTGAGGAGGCCAACCCATCCTCCCCACAAAGACGGGCCCCAACAGCAGGGGAGGACGAGGACGTTGTGCTGCCGCTTGGGgacaacacactcacacacaacctGGGCATTCCAGTGCTAATAGTTTGCACAAAG TGTGACGCAGTCAGCGTACTAGAGAAGGAGCACGACTACAGAGAGGAGCACTTTGATTTCATCCAGTCCCACATCAGGCAATTTTGCTTAAGAT ATGGAGCTGGCCTGATCTATACTTCAGTCAAAGAGGAGAAGAACCTGGATCTGCTTTACAAATATTTAGTGCATAAGATGTATGAGTTCCAGTTCACCACGCCTGCCTTAGTGGTGGAGAAGGATGCAGTGTTCAT TCCATCTGGATGGGATAATGAGAAGAAAATTGGGATTTTGCATGAAAACCTAACAACAGTCAGACCCGACGATCCATATGAAGATTTTATCACGAAGCCTCCAGTACGAAAG CTGGTTCATGACAAAGAGATAAGTGCAGAGGATGAGCAGGTATTCCTGATGAAGCAACAG TCTTTGTTAGCAAAGCAGCCAGCCACACCAACAAGAGGAGCAACA GAGTCTCCAGGACGGACAGCCTCAGGGTCTCCCAGGCCCGCAGGTCGCGCCGGCCAACCCAGCGTCACCAGCAGCTCACCAATGGCTGCAGTCAAGAAGCCTGACCCTAACATGAAAG CGGGGGCTGCCAATGAGGGAGTGCTGGCTAACTTCTTCAACAGTCTGTTGAGTAAAAAAACTGGGGCCCCAGGGAGCCCAGGAAGTGGAGCAGTTGGAGCAGGAGTGCAAGGGTCCGCCAAGAAAACAG GGCAGAAGCCGGGTTTGACTGACGTCCAGGCAGAGTTGGACAGGATGACTCGCAAACAAGACTCCATGGTTTCAGCTAACAACATACCGCCGCCGACTGAGAACGAAGCGTGA
- the dync1li2 gene encoding cytoplasmic dynein 1 light intermediate chain 2 isoform X2 yields the protein MAPVLEKQLPGAAGTGDNNNEEEEGQNLWTSILSEVSTSSSLKLPSGKNILIFGEDGSGKTALMAKLQGTDHNKRGRGLEYLYLNVHDEDRDDLTRCNVWILDGDLYHKGLLKFAVSAQSLPDCLAVFVADMSRPWTIMESLQKWASVLRDHVDKLKIPPEDMREMEQKMVKAFQEYTEPEEANPSSPQRRAPTAGEDEDVVLPLGDNTLTHNLGIPVLIVCTKCDAVSVLEKEHDYREEHFDFIQSHIRQFCLRYGAGLIYTSVKEEKNLDLLYKYLVHKMYEFQFTTPALVVEKDAVFIPSGWDNEKKIGILHENLTTVRPDDPYEDFITKPPVRKLVHDKEISAEDEQVFLMKQQSLLAKQPATPTRGATESPGRTASGSPRPAGRAGQPSVTSSSPMAAVKKPDPNMKAGAANEGVLANFFNSLLSKKTGAPGSPGSGAVGAGVQGSAKKTEAGFD from the exons ATGGCTCCCGTTCTGGAGAAACAGCTCCCGGGCGCAGCCGGGACAGGCGACAACAACAACGAAGAGGAAGAAGGACAAAACCTTTG GACCTCAATACTGAGTGAAGTGTCAACTAGTTCGAGTTTAAAATTGCCATCGGGAAAAAATATCCTGATATTTG GTGAGGATGGATCAGGAAAAACAGCACTCATGGCCAAACTTCAAGGAACTGATCACaacaagagaggaagaggactGGAGTATCTGTACTTAAATGTCCATGACGAAGACAGAGATG ACCTTACTCGCTGTAATGTGTGGATCCTGGATGGAGACCTGTACCACAAAGGCCTGCTGAAGTTTGCTGTTTCAGCTCAATCTCTTCCTGACTGTCTAGCTGTGTTCGTTGCGGATATGTCACGGCCATGGACCATTATGGAGTCACTGCAGAAGTGGGCCAGTGTCCTCCGTGACCATGTGGACAAGCTCAAGATTCCTCCAGAAGACATGAGAGAAATGGAGCAGAAGA TGGTGAAAGCGTTCCAAGAGTACACAGAACCTGAGGAGGCCAACCCATCCTCCCCACAAAGACGGGCCCCAACAGCAGGGGAGGACGAGGACGTTGTGCTGCCGCTTGGGgacaacacactcacacacaacctGGGCATTCCAGTGCTAATAGTTTGCACAAAG TGTGACGCAGTCAGCGTACTAGAGAAGGAGCACGACTACAGAGAGGAGCACTTTGATTTCATCCAGTCCCACATCAGGCAATTTTGCTTAAGAT ATGGAGCTGGCCTGATCTATACTTCAGTCAAAGAGGAGAAGAACCTGGATCTGCTTTACAAATATTTAGTGCATAAGATGTATGAGTTCCAGTTCACCACGCCTGCCTTAGTGGTGGAGAAGGATGCAGTGTTCAT TCCATCTGGATGGGATAATGAGAAGAAAATTGGGATTTTGCATGAAAACCTAACAACAGTCAGACCCGACGATCCATATGAAGATTTTATCACGAAGCCTCCAGTACGAAAG CTGGTTCATGACAAAGAGATAAGTGCAGAGGATGAGCAGGTATTCCTGATGAAGCAACAG TCTTTGTTAGCAAAGCAGCCAGCCACACCAACAAGAGGAGCAACA GAGTCTCCAGGACGGACAGCCTCAGGGTCTCCCAGGCCCGCAGGTCGCGCCGGCCAACCCAGCGTCACCAGCAGCTCACCAATGGCTGCAGTCAAGAAGCCTGACCCTAACATGAAAG CGGGGGCTGCCAATGAGGGAGTGCTGGCTAACTTCTTCAACAGTCTGTTGAGTAAAAAAACTGGGGCCCCAGGGAGCCCAGGAAGTGGAGCAGTTGGAGCAGGAGTGCAAGGGTCCGCCAAGAAAACAG AAGCCGGGTTTGACTGA